The Salmo salar chromosome ssa06, Ssal_v3.1, whole genome shotgun sequence genome window below encodes:
- the LOC106607332 gene encoding beta-1,3-N-acetylglucosaminyltransferase lunatic fringe, giving the protein MSKSYGKKTVISITSAGFTCLLLLLVVAQHQRVQVDEVPNQREMGTRSLQSMDTLATDGVKAVQQQVNSEAQAKKGFSAYFSKLTRGRREADKPAGSAQSATDASPAEDISADDIFIAVKTTKKFHQSRLNLLLDTWISRNTQQTYIFTDGEDEELKKKIGSHAINTNCSAAHSRQALSCKMAVEYDKFIESGKKWFCHVDDDNYVNMRTLVKLLSHYPHTQDMYIGKPSLDRPIEATERLGDKMRPVNFWFATGGAGFCVSRGLALKMSPWASGGHFMNTAEKIRLPDDCTIGYIIESVLGVPLTRSNFFHSHLENLQQVSRSELHKQITLSYGMFENKRNIINMKGAFPVEEDPSRFKSVHCLLYPDTPWCPLQVAY; this is encoded by the exons ATGTCGAAAAGTTATGGTAAGAAAACGGTTATCTCTATAACCAGTGCAGGATTCACCTGCCTTCTGTTGCTCTTGGTGGTCGCGCAGCATCAAAGAGTTCAGGTAGACGAGGTTCCAaaccagagagagatggggacacgCTCACTCCAGAGCATGGACACCTTGGCTACGGACGGAGTGAAGGCTGTTCAGCAACAGGTCAACTCTGAGGCGCAGGCAAAAAAAGGATTCTCTGCGTATTTTTCCAAGTTGACCCGGGGACGGCGAGAGGCGGACAAGCCTGCGGGGTCCGCTCAGTCAGCGACAGATGCCTCCCCCGCAGAGGACATAAGTGCAGATGACATCTTCATCGCTGTCAAGACCACAAAGAAGTTCCATCAGTCTCGACTGAATCTCCTTCTGGATACCTGGATCTCTAGAAACACGCAGCAG ACCTACATCTTCACAGATGGAGAAGATGAGGAGCTGAAGAAGAAAATTG GGAGTCATGCCATCAACACCAACTGTTCAGCAGCACACAGCCGCCAAGCTCTATCCTGCAAGATGGCTGTGGAGTATGACAAGTTCATTGAGTCTGGGAAAAA GTGGTTTTGTCACGTGGATGATGATAACTACGTTAACATGAGGACTCTGGTGAAGCTGCTGTCCCACTACCCCCACACCCAGGACATGTACATTGGCAAGCCCAGCCTGGACCGGCCCATCGAGGCCACAGAGAGGCTAGGAGACAAGATG agACCAGTAAACTTCTGGTTTGCTACTGGGGGAGCCGGCTTCTGTGTGAGCCGAGGCCTGGCTTTGAAGATGAGCCCATGGGCCAGTGGCGGCCATTTTATGAACACGGCAGAGAAGATTCGTCTGCCTGACGACTGCACCATCGGCTACATCATCGAGTCGGTGCTGGGGGTGCCTCTGACCCGCAGCAACTTCTTCCACTCCCATCTGGAGAACCTCCAACAGGTGTCCAGATCTGAACTTCACAAACAG ATCACATTGAGTTATGGAATGTTTGAGAACAAGAGGAACATCATCAATATGAAAGGGGCTTTCCCAGTGGAGGAAGACCCATCAAG GTTTAAGTCTGTGCACTGTTTGCTGTACCCAGACACCCCTTGGTGCCCGCTTCAGGTTGCCTACTAG